In the Paraburkholderia acidisoli genome, one interval contains:
- a CDS encoding aromatic ring-hydroxylating oxygenase subunit alpha, which produces MRAMPLRDGQTIEAPVRDLRRVPIHPDNWYPLAWSREVKSGKTLGVHFAGEPIVLFRTASGQVHALEDRCAHRQVPLHAGVVDGEGIRCGYHGWTYDCSGKCVDVPYLGRERLPNGVRAYPCQEVHGLIFVFPGDATLAESRQLPELPSLTDKAFKTRRFGKPVNCHYSFMHENLMDMNHQFLHRKQMGQMRARSLGRRRGDDWVEVDYVFEREGGKQPTGEALVFGSSKNRSDQGGKSVMTIRTEYPYQRLRIRSDEDTLVMDLWIIYVPLDAQQRTNRTFGLLSVRRPSSVPFMLDLAWPLLVWFTERIFKEDRDIVEMEQAAHDAQGADWNHEVFPVINDLRDVLRNCGDRTVIPIREVSDLA; this is translated from the coding sequence ATGCGCGCAATGCCTTTACGTGACGGCCAAACGATCGAGGCGCCCGTGCGCGACCTTCGGCGCGTGCCCATTCACCCCGACAACTGGTACCCGCTCGCCTGGTCGCGCGAAGTCAAAAGCGGCAAGACGCTGGGCGTCCATTTCGCGGGCGAGCCGATCGTGCTGTTTCGCACCGCCTCGGGCCAGGTGCACGCGCTCGAAGACCGCTGCGCGCATCGGCAGGTGCCGTTGCACGCGGGCGTGGTGGACGGCGAAGGCATTCGCTGCGGCTATCACGGCTGGACCTACGACTGTTCCGGCAAATGCGTGGACGTGCCGTATCTGGGCCGCGAGCGCCTGCCCAACGGCGTGCGCGCGTACCCGTGCCAGGAAGTGCACGGCTTGATCTTCGTGTTCCCCGGCGACGCCACGCTCGCCGAGTCGCGCCAGCTGCCCGAACTGCCTTCGCTCACCGATAAAGCGTTCAAGACGCGCCGCTTCGGCAAGCCCGTGAATTGCCATTACTCGTTCATGCACGAGAACCTGATGGACATGAACCATCAGTTTCTGCATCGCAAGCAAATGGGGCAGATGCGCGCGCGCTCGCTCGGCCGCCGTCGCGGCGACGACTGGGTGGAAGTCGACTACGTGTTCGAGCGCGAAGGCGGCAAGCAGCCCACGGGCGAGGCGCTCGTGTTCGGCTCGAGCAAGAATCGCTCGGACCAGGGCGGCAAGAGCGTGATGACGATCCGCACGGAATATCCGTATCAGCGGCTGCGCATTCGTTCCGACGAAGACACGCTCGTGATGGACCTGTGGATCATCTACGTGCCGCTCGACGCGCAGCAGCGCACCAACCGCACCTTCGGGCTGCTCTCGGTGCGGCGGCCTTCCTCGGTGCCGTTCATGCTCGACCTCGCGTGGCCGCTGCTGGTGTGGTTCACCGAGCGCATCTTCAAGGAAGACCGCGATATCGTCGAAATGGAACAGGCTGCGCACGACGCGCAGGGCGCGGACTGGAACCACGAGGTGTTTCCGGTCATCAAC